In a single window of the Heliangelus exortis chromosome 1, bHelExo1.hap1, whole genome shotgun sequence genome:
- the LOC139791120 gene encoding sushi domain-containing protein 3-like, whose product MTGQRFGKCTTLCLLLWGCLSFPWSDAVGSGTASPGAGHVKKGLPRDIANGTDPHSNISAPCTALPPPRHGHYYVDRGSGVSLGSVLVYWCQEGYQLVGSERLSCLRRESASSWSHPPPHCQVAPQPSATGSRAAVAASLLSGAVILALSVSFAVCCWRDRARRNREGQQHRRKVRGGWKQHPSAPERRRNAFGRLKHYHRRDYHLSAHSSSVFPGAFSGPSNLAFQRSPENLPKLPLQSWDPEALILPQLVLQPGTPLISTRPNQPPHSRPLPAMPCPADLPRDLLPLYYRSYE is encoded by the exons ATGACGGGACAAAGGTTTGGGAAATGCACCACCCTTtgcctgctgctctggggctgcctGAGCTTTCCCTGGAGTGATGCTGTGGGGTCCGGGACCGCCTCGCCCGGGGCAGGACACGTGAAAAAGGGGCTGCCCAGAGACATTGCCAACGGGACCGATCCGCACAGCAACATCTCAG caccctgcacgGCTCTCCCACCACCACGCCATGGACACTACTATGTGGACAGAGGCTCAGGAGTCTCCCTGGGCTCGGTCCTTGTGTACTGGTGCCAGGAGGGGTACCAGCTGGTGGGCAGTGAGAGGCTGTCCTGTCTCCGCCGGGAGAGCGCATCGTCCTGGAGCCACCCTCCACCCCACTGCCAGG TCGCCCCCCAGCCCTCGGCCACCGGATCCCGCGCCGCGGTGGCCGCTTCGCTGCTGAGCGGGGCCGTGATCCTGGCACTCTCCGTCTCCTTCGCCGTCTGCTGCTGGCGGGATAGGGCGAGGAGAAACCGAGAGGG gcagcagcacaggaggaaaGTCAGAGGAGGGTGGAAACAGCACCCTTCTGCCCCCGAGAGGAGGAGGAATGCTTTTGGGAGACTGAAGCACTACCACCGACGGGATTACCACCTCTCAGCCCACTCCAGCTCCGTGTTCCCAGGGGCATTCTCAGGCCCCAGTAACCTGGCTTTCCAAAG GAGCCCTGAAAACCTGCCAAAGCTGCCCCTACAGAGCTGGGACCCTGAAGCACTCATCTTACCCCAGCTGGTATTACAGCCTGGGACACCACTTATCAGCACCAGGCCCAACCAGCCACCCCACAGCAGACCGCTGCCTGCCAtgccctgccctgcagaccTCCCGAGGGACCTGCTCCCCCTCTACTACAGAAGCTATGAGTAA